A window of Pan paniscus chromosome 10, NHGRI_mPanPan1-v2.0_pri, whole genome shotgun sequence contains these coding sequences:
- the SLC2A3 gene encoding solute carrier family 2, facilitated glucose transporter member 3 gives MGTQKVTPALIFAITVATIGSFQFGYNTGVINAPEKIIKEFINKTLTDKGNAPPSEVLLTSLWSLSVAIFSVGGMIGSFSVGLFVNRFGRRNSMLIVNLLAVTGGCFMGLCKVAKSVEMLILGRLVIGLFCGLCTGFVPMYIGEISPTALRGAFGTLNQLGIVVGILVAQIFGLEFILGSEELWPLLLGFTILPAILQSAALPFCPESPRFLLINRKEEENAKQILQRLWGTQDVSQDIQEMKDESARMSQEKQVTVLELFRVSSYRQPIIISIVLQLSQQLSGINAVFYYSTGIFKDAGVQEPIYATIGAGVVNTIFTVVSLFLVERAGRRTLHMIGLGGMAFCSTLMTVSLLLKDNYNGMSFVCIGAILVFVAFFEIGPGPIPWFIVAELFSQGPRPAAMAVAGCSNWTSNFLVGLLFPSAAHYLGAYVFIIFTGFLITFLAFTFFKVPETRGRTFEDITRAFEGQAHGADRSGKDGVMEMNSIEPAKETTTNV, from the exons gTCACCCCAGCTCTGATCTTTGCCATCACAGTTGCTACAATCGGCTCTTTCCAATTTGGCTACAACACTGGGGTCATCAATGCTCCTGAGAAG ATCATAAAGGAATTTATCAATAAAACTTTGACGGACAAGGGAAATGCCCCACCCTCTGAGGTGCTGCTCACGTCTCTCTGGTCCTTGTCTGTGGCCATATTTTCCGTCGGGGGTATGATCGGCTCCTTTTCCGTTGGACTCTTCGTCAACCGCTTTGGCAG GCGCAATTCAATGCTGATTGTCAACCTGTTGGCTGTCACTGGTGGCTGCTTTATGGGACTGTGTAAAGTAGCTAAGTCAGTTGAAATGCTGATCCTGGGTCGCTTGGTTATTGGCCTCTTCTGCGGACTCTGCACAGGTTTTGTGCCCATGTACATTGGAGAGATCTCGCCTACTGCCCTGCGGGGTGCCTTTGGCACTCTCAACCAGCTGGGCATCGTTGTTGGAATTCTGGTGGCCCAG ATCTTTGGTCTGGAATTCATCCTTGGGTCTGAAGAGCTATGGCCGCTGCTACTGGGTTTTACCATCCTTCCTGCTATCCTACAAAGTGCAGCCCTTCCATTTTGCCCTGAAAGTCCCAGATTTTTGCTCATTaacagaaaagaagaggagaatgCTAAGCAGA TCCTCCAGCGGTTGTGGGGCACCCAGGATGTATCCCAAGACATCCAGGAGATGAAAGATGAGAGTGCAAGGATGTCACAAGAAAAGCAAGTCACCGTGCTAGAGCTCTTTAGAGTGTCCAGCTACCGACAGCCCATCATCATTTCCATTGTGCTCCAGCTCTCTCAGCAGCTCTCTGGGATCAATGCT gTGTTCTATTACTCAACAGGAATCTTCAAGGATGCAGGTGTTCAAGAGCCCATCTATGCCACCATCGGCGCGGGTGTGGTTAATACTATCTTCACTGTAGTTTCT CTATTTCTGGTGGAAAGGGCAGGAAGAAGGACTCTGCATATGATAGGCCTTGGAGGGATGGCTTTTTGTTCCACGCTCATGACTGTTTCTTTGTTATTAAAG GATAACTATAATGGGATGAGCTTTGTCTGTATTGGGGCTATCTTGGTCTTTGTGGCCTTTTTTGAAATTGGACCAGGCCCCATTCCCTGGTTTATTGTGGCTGAACTCTTCAGCCAGGGCCCCCGCCCAGCTGCGATGGCAGTGGCCGGCTGCTCCAACTGGACCTCCAACTTCCTAGTCGGATTGCTCTTCCCCTCTGCTGCT CACTATTTAGGAGCCTACGTTTTTATTATCTTCACCGGCTTCCTCATTACCTTCTTGGCTTTTACCTTCTTCAAAGTCCCTGAGACCCGTGGCAGGACTTTTGAGGATATCACACGGGCCTTTGAAGGGCAGGCACACGGTGCAGATAGATCTGGAAAGGACGGCGTCATGGAGATGAACAGCATTGAGCCTGCTAAGGAGACCACCACTAATGTCTAA